In Solanum pennellii chromosome 3, SPENNV200, a single window of DNA contains:
- the LOC107012448 gene encoding probable phytol kinase 1, chloroplastic isoform X2, translating into MQAFVCAKMSRPFATAPLVVPVAHSLLPRHLRLSNLLLPSLTATTDTTIFRRRFFSPYNFRSVPGPVMAGLGGFDVIGDGGSMVQDAGATALVIAGAYAFVSTFDLLSERKLIEQNLSRKLVHILSGLLFMASWPIFSVSGWARYFAAVVPLTNCLRLVIHGLSLATDEGLIKSVTREGKPEELLRGPLYYVLVLILSAVLFWRESPVGVISLAMMCGGDGIADIVGRRFGSTKLPYNKQKSLVGSLSMFVVGFLVSIGMLYYFSALGYFQLDWVSTVERVALVSFVATMVESLPITGMVDDNISVPLVVPSSSQFMKPEEDTLYALRGKLAHVESFNMMRYVSHTQLQF; encoded by the exons ATGCAAGCTTTTGTGTGTGCTAAAATGAGCAGACCTTTTGCTACTGCTCCCTTGGTGGTTCCGGTCGCCCACTCTCTTCTTCCTCGTCATCTCCGCCTCTCAAATCTGCTGCTTCCATCTCTCACTGCAACAACCGACACTACTATATTTCGCCGACGTTTCTTCTCGCCGTACAATTTCCGATCGGTTCCCGGTCCGGTGATGGCCGGTTTAGGTGGTTTTGATGTTATTGGTGATGGTGGTTCAATGGTTCAGGATGCTGGTGCGACGGCTTTGGTTATCGCCGGCGCTTATGCTTTTGTCTCCACTTTTGATCTCTTATCCGAGCGGAAGCTAATTGAACAG AACTTGAGCAGAAAGCTGGTCCACATATTGTCTGGTCTGCTTTTTATGGCTTCCTGGCCGATTTTCAG CGTATCAGGATGGGCTCGCTACTTTGCTGCTGTAGTTCCACTTACAAACTGCTTGAGACTTGTGATTCATGGCCTATCTTTGGCTACTGATGAGGGGCTTATTAAATCTGTTACTAGGGAAGGAAAGCCAGA AGAATTGCTCAGAGGGCCTCTATATTATGTTTTAGTGTTAATTTTGAGTGCGGTTCTCTTTTGGCGTGAGTCACCAGTTGGAGTAATTTCATTAGCAATGATGTGTGGTGGTGATG GAATCGCTGATATTGTTGGAAGAAGGTTTGGGTCCACAAAATTACCTTATAATAAACAGAAAAGCTTGGTTGGTAGCCTCTCCATGTTTGTTGTCGGTTTCCTGGTATCCATTGG GATGCTGTATTACTTCTCAGCGTTGGGATATTTTCAGTTGGATTGGGTTTCAACTGTAGAAAGAGTAGCTTTGGTGTCATTTGTAGCAACTATGGTGGAGTCTCTCCCTATTACTGGAATGGTAGACGATAACATTTCTGTTCCTTTG gttGTTCCATCATCTTCTCAGTTCATGAAGCCGGAAGAAGATACATTGTATGCCTTGAGAGGAAAACTTGCACATGTGGAAAGTTTCAACATGATGAGATACGTTTCACACACACAATTGCAGTTTTGA
- the LOC107012448 gene encoding probable phytol kinase 1, chloroplastic isoform X1 translates to MQAFVCAKMSRPFATAPLVVPVAHSLLPRHLRLSNLLLPSLTATTDTTIFRRRFFSPYNFRSVPGPVMAGLGGFDVIGDGGSMVQDAGATALVIAGAYAFVSTFDLLSERKLIEQNLSRKLVHILSGLLFMASWPIFSVSGWARYFAAVVPLTNCLRLVIHGLSLATDEGLIKSVTREGKPEELLRGPLYYVLVLILSAVLFWRESPVGVISLAMMCGGDGIADIVGRRFGSTKLPYNKQKSLVGSLSMFVVGFLVSIGMLYYFSALGYFQLDWVSTVERVALVSFVATMVESLPITGMVDDNISVPLSSCRKKSDVFKVRYFNSEHTCAMRDRILTKVQATIEFISGVTAPKLVNHKRIHTPQDVIEDIRELYGVEISYQQAWCARGRALEMLKGKPS, encoded by the exons ATGCAAGCTTTTGTGTGTGCTAAAATGAGCAGACCTTTTGCTACTGCTCCCTTGGTGGTTCCGGTCGCCCACTCTCTTCTTCCTCGTCATCTCCGCCTCTCAAATCTGCTGCTTCCATCTCTCACTGCAACAACCGACACTACTATATTTCGCCGACGTTTCTTCTCGCCGTACAATTTCCGATCGGTTCCCGGTCCGGTGATGGCCGGTTTAGGTGGTTTTGATGTTATTGGTGATGGTGGTTCAATGGTTCAGGATGCTGGTGCGACGGCTTTGGTTATCGCCGGCGCTTATGCTTTTGTCTCCACTTTTGATCTCTTATCCGAGCGGAAGCTAATTGAACAG AACTTGAGCAGAAAGCTGGTCCACATATTGTCTGGTCTGCTTTTTATGGCTTCCTGGCCGATTTTCAG CGTATCAGGATGGGCTCGCTACTTTGCTGCTGTAGTTCCACTTACAAACTGCTTGAGACTTGTGATTCATGGCCTATCTTTGGCTACTGATGAGGGGCTTATTAAATCTGTTACTAGGGAAGGAAAGCCAGA AGAATTGCTCAGAGGGCCTCTATATTATGTTTTAGTGTTAATTTTGAGTGCGGTTCTCTTTTGGCGTGAGTCACCAGTTGGAGTAATTTCATTAGCAATGATGTGTGGTGGTGATG GAATCGCTGATATTGTTGGAAGAAGGTTTGGGTCCACAAAATTACCTTATAATAAACAGAAAAGCTTGGTTGGTAGCCTCTCCATGTTTGTTGTCGGTTTCCTGGTATCCATTGG GATGCTGTATTACTTCTCAGCGTTGGGATATTTTCAGTTGGATTGGGTTTCAACTGTAGAAAGAGTAGCTTTGGTGTCATTTGTAGCAACTATGGTGGAGTCTCTCCCTATTACTGGAATGGTAGACGATAACATTTCTGTTCCTTTG TCTTCTTGCAGAAAAAAATCTGATGTATTCAAAGTGAGATATTTCAATAGTGAACATACATGTGCGATGCGGGATAGGATACTAACAAAAGTACAAGCAACAATTGAATTTATTAGTGGTGTGACTGCCCCTAAATTGGTAAATCATAAACGAATTCATACCCCTCAAGATGTAATTGAAGATATTCGAGAATTATATGGGGTTGAGATATCATATCAGCAAGCATGGTGTGCTAGGGGACGTGCACTAGAAATGCTCAAGGGTAAGCCATCATAA
- the LOC107012448 gene encoding probable phytol kinase 1, chloroplastic isoform X3 has protein sequence MQAFVCAKMSRPFATAPLVVPVAHSLLPRHLRLSNLLLPSLTATTDTTIFRRRFFSPYNFRSVPGPVMAGLGGFDVIGDGGSMVQDAGATALVIAGAYAFVSTFDLLSERKLIEQNLSRKLVHILSGLLFMASWPIFSVSGWARYFAAVVPLTNCLRLVIHGLSLATDEGLIKSVTREGKPEELLRGPLYYVLVLILSAVLFWRESPVGVISLAMMCGGDGIADIVGRRFGSTKLPYNKQKSLVGSLSMFVVGFLVSIGMLYYFSALGYFQLDWVSTVERVALVSFVATMVESLPITGMVDDNISVPLACSCSGRCTTWRGLQGYFCISKHTRWCRLHIAIGIWCCRH, from the exons ATGCAAGCTTTTGTGTGTGCTAAAATGAGCAGACCTTTTGCTACTGCTCCCTTGGTGGTTCCGGTCGCCCACTCTCTTCTTCCTCGTCATCTCCGCCTCTCAAATCTGCTGCTTCCATCTCTCACTGCAACAACCGACACTACTATATTTCGCCGACGTTTCTTCTCGCCGTACAATTTCCGATCGGTTCCCGGTCCGGTGATGGCCGGTTTAGGTGGTTTTGATGTTATTGGTGATGGTGGTTCAATGGTTCAGGATGCTGGTGCGACGGCTTTGGTTATCGCCGGCGCTTATGCTTTTGTCTCCACTTTTGATCTCTTATCCGAGCGGAAGCTAATTGAACAG AACTTGAGCAGAAAGCTGGTCCACATATTGTCTGGTCTGCTTTTTATGGCTTCCTGGCCGATTTTCAG CGTATCAGGATGGGCTCGCTACTTTGCTGCTGTAGTTCCACTTACAAACTGCTTGAGACTTGTGATTCATGGCCTATCTTTGGCTACTGATGAGGGGCTTATTAAATCTGTTACTAGGGAAGGAAAGCCAGA AGAATTGCTCAGAGGGCCTCTATATTATGTTTTAGTGTTAATTTTGAGTGCGGTTCTCTTTTGGCGTGAGTCACCAGTTGGAGTAATTTCATTAGCAATGATGTGTGGTGGTGATG GAATCGCTGATATTGTTGGAAGAAGGTTTGGGTCCACAAAATTACCTTATAATAAACAGAAAAGCTTGGTTGGTAGCCTCTCCATGTTTGTTGTCGGTTTCCTGGTATCCATTGG GATGCTGTATTACTTCTCAGCGTTGGGATATTTTCAGTTGGATTGGGTTTCAACTGTAGAAAGAGTAGCTTTGGTGTCATTTGTAGCAACTATGGTGGAGTCTCTCCCTATTACTGGAATGGTAGACGATAACATTTCTGTTCCTTTG GCCTGTAGTTGTAGTGGACGTTGCACAACTTGGCGGGGCTTACAAGGGTACTtttgtatcagcaagcacactcgATGGTGCAG GTTGCATATTGCCATTGGCATATGGTGTTGTAGACACTGA
- the LOC107012448 gene encoding probable phytol kinase 1, chloroplastic isoform X4 produces MQAFVCAKMSRPFATAPLVVPVAHSLLPRHLRLSNLLLPSLTATTDTTIFRRRFFSPYNFRSVPGPVMAGLGGFDVIGDGGSMVQDAGATALVIAGAYAFVSTFDLLSERKLIEQNLSRKLVHILSGLLFMASWPIFSVSGWARYFAAVVPLTNCLRLVIHGLSLATDEGLIKSVTREGKPEELLRGPLYYVLVLILSAVLFWRESPVGVISLAMMCGGDGIADIVGRRFGSTKLPYNKQKSLVGSLSMFVVGFLVSIGMLYYFSALGYFQLDWVSTVERVALVSFVATMVESLPITGMVDDNISVPLACSCSGRCTTWRGLQGYFCISKHTRWCRLFHHLLSS; encoded by the exons ATGCAAGCTTTTGTGTGTGCTAAAATGAGCAGACCTTTTGCTACTGCTCCCTTGGTGGTTCCGGTCGCCCACTCTCTTCTTCCTCGTCATCTCCGCCTCTCAAATCTGCTGCTTCCATCTCTCACTGCAACAACCGACACTACTATATTTCGCCGACGTTTCTTCTCGCCGTACAATTTCCGATCGGTTCCCGGTCCGGTGATGGCCGGTTTAGGTGGTTTTGATGTTATTGGTGATGGTGGTTCAATGGTTCAGGATGCTGGTGCGACGGCTTTGGTTATCGCCGGCGCTTATGCTTTTGTCTCCACTTTTGATCTCTTATCCGAGCGGAAGCTAATTGAACAG AACTTGAGCAGAAAGCTGGTCCACATATTGTCTGGTCTGCTTTTTATGGCTTCCTGGCCGATTTTCAG CGTATCAGGATGGGCTCGCTACTTTGCTGCTGTAGTTCCACTTACAAACTGCTTGAGACTTGTGATTCATGGCCTATCTTTGGCTACTGATGAGGGGCTTATTAAATCTGTTACTAGGGAAGGAAAGCCAGA AGAATTGCTCAGAGGGCCTCTATATTATGTTTTAGTGTTAATTTTGAGTGCGGTTCTCTTTTGGCGTGAGTCACCAGTTGGAGTAATTTCATTAGCAATGATGTGTGGTGGTGATG GAATCGCTGATATTGTTGGAAGAAGGTTTGGGTCCACAAAATTACCTTATAATAAACAGAAAAGCTTGGTTGGTAGCCTCTCCATGTTTGTTGTCGGTTTCCTGGTATCCATTGG GATGCTGTATTACTTCTCAGCGTTGGGATATTTTCAGTTGGATTGGGTTTCAACTGTAGAAAGAGTAGCTTTGGTGTCATTTGTAGCAACTATGGTGGAGTCTCTCCCTATTACTGGAATGGTAGACGATAACATTTCTGTTCCTTTG GCCTGTAGTTGTAGTGGACGTTGCACAACTTGGCGGGGCTTACAAGGGTACTtttgtatcagcaagcacactcgATGGTGCAG gttGTTCCATCATCTTCTCAGTTCATGA
- the LOC107012448 gene encoding probable phytol kinase 1, chloroplastic isoform X5, with translation MQAFVCAKMSRPFATAPLVVPVAHSLLPRHLRLSNLLLPSLTATTDTTIFRRRFFSPYNFRSVPGPVMAGLGGFDVIGDGGSMVQDAGATALVIAGAYAFVSTFDLLSERKLIEQNLSRKLVHILSGLLFMASWPIFSVSGWARYFAAVVPLTNCLRLVIHGLSLATDEGLIKSVTREGKPEELLRGPLYYVLVLILSAVLFWRESPVGVISLAMMCGGDGIADIVGRRFGSTKLPYNKQKSLVGSLSMFVVGFLVSIGMLYYFSALGYFQLDWVSTVERVALVSFVATMVESLPITGMVDDNISVPLASSLESYTNNIPAAKDEPEWISMSKQ, from the exons ATGCAAGCTTTTGTGTGTGCTAAAATGAGCAGACCTTTTGCTACTGCTCCCTTGGTGGTTCCGGTCGCCCACTCTCTTCTTCCTCGTCATCTCCGCCTCTCAAATCTGCTGCTTCCATCTCTCACTGCAACAACCGACACTACTATATTTCGCCGACGTTTCTTCTCGCCGTACAATTTCCGATCGGTTCCCGGTCCGGTGATGGCCGGTTTAGGTGGTTTTGATGTTATTGGTGATGGTGGTTCAATGGTTCAGGATGCTGGTGCGACGGCTTTGGTTATCGCCGGCGCTTATGCTTTTGTCTCCACTTTTGATCTCTTATCCGAGCGGAAGCTAATTGAACAG AACTTGAGCAGAAAGCTGGTCCACATATTGTCTGGTCTGCTTTTTATGGCTTCCTGGCCGATTTTCAG CGTATCAGGATGGGCTCGCTACTTTGCTGCTGTAGTTCCACTTACAAACTGCTTGAGACTTGTGATTCATGGCCTATCTTTGGCTACTGATGAGGGGCTTATTAAATCTGTTACTAGGGAAGGAAAGCCAGA AGAATTGCTCAGAGGGCCTCTATATTATGTTTTAGTGTTAATTTTGAGTGCGGTTCTCTTTTGGCGTGAGTCACCAGTTGGAGTAATTTCATTAGCAATGATGTGTGGTGGTGATG GAATCGCTGATATTGTTGGAAGAAGGTTTGGGTCCACAAAATTACCTTATAATAAACAGAAAAGCTTGGTTGGTAGCCTCTCCATGTTTGTTGTCGGTTTCCTGGTATCCATTGG GATGCTGTATTACTTCTCAGCGTTGGGATATTTTCAGTTGGATTGGGTTTCAACTGTAGAAAGAGTAGCTTTGGTGTCATTTGTAGCAACTATGGTGGAGTCTCTCCCTATTACTGGAATGGTAGACGATAACATTTCTGTTCCTTTG GCATCTTCATTGGAGTCATATACTAATAATATTCCAGCAGCCAAAGACGAACCCGAATGGATATCAATGTCAAAACAATGA
- the LOC107012448 gene encoding probable phytol kinase 1, chloroplastic isoform X6 → MQAFVCAKMSRPFATAPLVVPVAHSLLPRHLRLSNLLLPSLTATTDTTIFRRRFFSPYNFRSVPGPVMAGLGGFDVIGDGGSMVQDAGATALVIAGAYAFVSTFDLLSERKLIEQNLSRKLVHILSGLLFMASWPIFSVSGWARYFAAVVPLTNCLRLVIHGLSLATDEGLIKSVTREGKPEELLRGPLYYVLVLILSAVLFWRESPVGVISLAMMCGGDGIADIVGRRFGSTKLPYNKQKSLVGSLSMFVVGFLVSIGMLYYFSALGYFQLDWVSTVERVALVSFVATMVESLPITGMVDDNISVPLLTKTDCNLPNHQLQHEFGKSR, encoded by the exons ATGCAAGCTTTTGTGTGTGCTAAAATGAGCAGACCTTTTGCTACTGCTCCCTTGGTGGTTCCGGTCGCCCACTCTCTTCTTCCTCGTCATCTCCGCCTCTCAAATCTGCTGCTTCCATCTCTCACTGCAACAACCGACACTACTATATTTCGCCGACGTTTCTTCTCGCCGTACAATTTCCGATCGGTTCCCGGTCCGGTGATGGCCGGTTTAGGTGGTTTTGATGTTATTGGTGATGGTGGTTCAATGGTTCAGGATGCTGGTGCGACGGCTTTGGTTATCGCCGGCGCTTATGCTTTTGTCTCCACTTTTGATCTCTTATCCGAGCGGAAGCTAATTGAACAG AACTTGAGCAGAAAGCTGGTCCACATATTGTCTGGTCTGCTTTTTATGGCTTCCTGGCCGATTTTCAG CGTATCAGGATGGGCTCGCTACTTTGCTGCTGTAGTTCCACTTACAAACTGCTTGAGACTTGTGATTCATGGCCTATCTTTGGCTACTGATGAGGGGCTTATTAAATCTGTTACTAGGGAAGGAAAGCCAGA AGAATTGCTCAGAGGGCCTCTATATTATGTTTTAGTGTTAATTTTGAGTGCGGTTCTCTTTTGGCGTGAGTCACCAGTTGGAGTAATTTCATTAGCAATGATGTGTGGTGGTGATG GAATCGCTGATATTGTTGGAAGAAGGTTTGGGTCCACAAAATTACCTTATAATAAACAGAAAAGCTTGGTTGGTAGCCTCTCCATGTTTGTTGTCGGTTTCCTGGTATCCATTGG GATGCTGTATTACTTCTCAGCGTTGGGATATTTTCAGTTGGATTGGGTTTCAACTGTAGAAAGAGTAGCTTTGGTGTCATTTGTAGCAACTATGGTGGAGTCTCTCCCTATTACTGGAATGGTAGACGATAACATTTCTGTTCCTTTG CTTACGAAGACAGATTGCAATTTGCCAAACCACCAACTGCAGCATGAATTTGGAAAATCTCGATAG
- the LOC107012448 gene encoding probable phytol kinase 1, chloroplastic isoform X8 → MQAFVCAKMSRPFATAPLVVPVAHSLLPRHLRLSNLLLPSLTATTDTTIFRRRFFSPYNFRSVPGPVMAGLGGFDVIGDGGSMVQDAGATALVIAGAYAFVSTFDLLSERKLIEQNLSRKLVHILSGLLFMASWPIFSVSGWARYFAAVVPLTNCLRLVIHGLSLATDEGLIKSVTREGKPEELLRGPLYYVLVLILSAVLFWRESPVGVISLAMMCGGDGIADIVGRRFGSTKLPYNKQKSLVGSLSMFVVGFLVSIGMLYYFSALGYFQLDWVSTVERVALVSFVATMVESLPITGMVDDNISVPLLCVGLLQ, encoded by the exons ATGCAAGCTTTTGTGTGTGCTAAAATGAGCAGACCTTTTGCTACTGCTCCCTTGGTGGTTCCGGTCGCCCACTCTCTTCTTCCTCGTCATCTCCGCCTCTCAAATCTGCTGCTTCCATCTCTCACTGCAACAACCGACACTACTATATTTCGCCGACGTTTCTTCTCGCCGTACAATTTCCGATCGGTTCCCGGTCCGGTGATGGCCGGTTTAGGTGGTTTTGATGTTATTGGTGATGGTGGTTCAATGGTTCAGGATGCTGGTGCGACGGCTTTGGTTATCGCCGGCGCTTATGCTTTTGTCTCCACTTTTGATCTCTTATCCGAGCGGAAGCTAATTGAACAG AACTTGAGCAGAAAGCTGGTCCACATATTGTCTGGTCTGCTTTTTATGGCTTCCTGGCCGATTTTCAG CGTATCAGGATGGGCTCGCTACTTTGCTGCTGTAGTTCCACTTACAAACTGCTTGAGACTTGTGATTCATGGCCTATCTTTGGCTACTGATGAGGGGCTTATTAAATCTGTTACTAGGGAAGGAAAGCCAGA AGAATTGCTCAGAGGGCCTCTATATTATGTTTTAGTGTTAATTTTGAGTGCGGTTCTCTTTTGGCGTGAGTCACCAGTTGGAGTAATTTCATTAGCAATGATGTGTGGTGGTGATG GAATCGCTGATATTGTTGGAAGAAGGTTTGGGTCCACAAAATTACCTTATAATAAACAGAAAAGCTTGGTTGGTAGCCTCTCCATGTTTGTTGTCGGTTTCCTGGTATCCATTGG GATGCTGTATTACTTCTCAGCGTTGGGATATTTTCAGTTGGATTGGGTTTCAACTGTAGAAAGAGTAGCTTTGGTGTCATTTGTAGCAACTATGGTGGAGTCTCTCCCTATTACTGGAATGGTAGACGATAACATTTCTGTTCCTTTG CTATGTGTTGGTTTGCTTCAGTGA
- the LOC107012448 gene encoding probable phytol kinase 1, chloroplastic isoform X7 has product MQAFVCAKMSRPFATAPLVVPVAHSLLPRHLRLSNLLLPSLTATTDTTIFRRRFFSPYNFRSVPGPVMAGLGGFDVIGDGGSMVQDAGATALVIAGAYAFVSTFDLLSERKLIEQNLSRKLVHILSGLLFMASWPIFSVSGWARYFAAVVPLTNCLRLVIHGLSLATDEGLIKSVTREGKPEELLRGPLYYVLVLILSAVLFWRESPVGVISLAMMCGGDGIADIVGRRFGSTKLPYNKQKSLVGSLSMFVVGFLVSIGMLYYFSALGYFQLDWVSTVERVALVSFVATMVESLPITGMVDDNISVPLVSMVVASLAFAY; this is encoded by the exons ATGCAAGCTTTTGTGTGTGCTAAAATGAGCAGACCTTTTGCTACTGCTCCCTTGGTGGTTCCGGTCGCCCACTCTCTTCTTCCTCGTCATCTCCGCCTCTCAAATCTGCTGCTTCCATCTCTCACTGCAACAACCGACACTACTATATTTCGCCGACGTTTCTTCTCGCCGTACAATTTCCGATCGGTTCCCGGTCCGGTGATGGCCGGTTTAGGTGGTTTTGATGTTATTGGTGATGGTGGTTCAATGGTTCAGGATGCTGGTGCGACGGCTTTGGTTATCGCCGGCGCTTATGCTTTTGTCTCCACTTTTGATCTCTTATCCGAGCGGAAGCTAATTGAACAG AACTTGAGCAGAAAGCTGGTCCACATATTGTCTGGTCTGCTTTTTATGGCTTCCTGGCCGATTTTCAG CGTATCAGGATGGGCTCGCTACTTTGCTGCTGTAGTTCCACTTACAAACTGCTTGAGACTTGTGATTCATGGCCTATCTTTGGCTACTGATGAGGGGCTTATTAAATCTGTTACTAGGGAAGGAAAGCCAGA AGAATTGCTCAGAGGGCCTCTATATTATGTTTTAGTGTTAATTTTGAGTGCGGTTCTCTTTTGGCGTGAGTCACCAGTTGGAGTAATTTCATTAGCAATGATGTGTGGTGGTGATG GAATCGCTGATATTGTTGGAAGAAGGTTTGGGTCCACAAAATTACCTTATAATAAACAGAAAAGCTTGGTTGGTAGCCTCTCCATGTTTGTTGTCGGTTTCCTGGTATCCATTGG GATGCTGTATTACTTCTCAGCGTTGGGATATTTTCAGTTGGATTGGGTTTCAACTGTAGAAAGAGTAGCTTTGGTGTCATTTGTAGCAACTATGGTGGAGTCTCTCCCTATTACTGGAATGGTAGACGATAACATTTCTGTTCCTTTGGTAAGCATGGTTGTAGCATCATTGGCTTTTGCTTATTAG